CGCGGCCCATGTCGCGCGATCCTCGCCATGGACATCGAGCATGAAGCGGCCGACCGGCATCGCCGAATAGCTGCAATAATGGATGAGGTCGTCCCAATTGTCGTAGCGCAGCTTGGTGACGTCCATGCGAAACGCGGTCAGCAGATCCTGCGCGTGGCGCGGCGGCATCCCGCGTTCGGCGAATGCACGACGCAGCGCCACCGCCTCGGCCTGTGTCTCGCCGTTGCCGAGCAATTCCGCCTCTAGCCGGTCGAGCTGCGCGAGTTTCTCCTGCGGAGGCAGGCTGATGTGGTCGGCGATATCGTCGGCCGTGCGCACGAAATTGTAGAACGCGAAAATCAGTGCGCGATGACGCGGATGGATCAGCTTCGAGGCGACGGGAAAGTTTTCGTCCTTGTGTCCCTTGCCCGAGCGCAATTCGCCGGCCGCCGTCATGACGGGCGCCCTTTTCGCGGCCTCGCCGCGCGGCTTGCAGAAATGGACAAGGACTGGGCGAACGAGTTCGTCACGGCAACCTAAATCACTGTTTTCATTAAAGAAAAAGCGGCATAGCCGCTGAGAGAGGCCATATTACCCTACCCACGCGGGGAATGCGAGAGGGCCTAAGAGACTGAAAATGCGGCCTATTCCGCCGCCTGCGGCAAGGCCTCACCGGGCTTGTCGGAATAATAGGAAGCGGTCTGGCGGCCACTGGATGCACCGCGCGCGAACGTAATCAGATGATGCGCGACGAGGCTGCAACTGATGAAACGCTCGACGTCGCCCGCTTTCAGGCGAGGCCATGCGAACCTCCAGAATTCGCGGCGATAGTCGCCGCGCAAACCCGCGTGCCAGATGATCTTCGCCACCATGGTGAGGCCGCGCTTGATGTTCGCCGCCGTGAGGCGCTGTTTCGTCGGCGGCGGCTGAATACGGTTCGGATAGGTATGTTCGATCTGGTGCTGGAAGCGCGCAAACATCTTTTCCGGCGTGTAGGCGCGGCCCATGCATTCGCGCCACATCGCCACCACCCGGTCGTAGGGCAGCAGAAAATCGACATTGGAGTCGCGCTCGGTGTTCTCGATCAGCCGCCCTGCGCGTTGCAGGCGATCCCACAGCGGCGTCTTCGGCAACGCCTGCAACAGATTGATGGTCAGGAGCGGAATCTGCGACTGTTCGATGAATTCGAGAATCCCCTCGCCTGACTCATCCGTATCCGTATCGAGGCCGAGAATGATTCCGGACACCACCTCCAGACCGTAGCTGTTGAGCGTCTCCACGCCCTCCAGGATCGGCACCATCATGTTGTGCTGCTTCGACATCGCCTTCAACGCGTTCGGGTCCGGCGTCTCGATGCCGCAAAACACGGTGAGGAAGAAGGCGTCGTGCATCAGTTGCAGGATTTCCGGCCGCTTGGCGATGTTCAGCGTCGCCTCGCAGGCGAACTGAACCGCATAGCCGTTGCGCTTCTGCCATTCGACCAGATGCGGCAACAGCTCCAGCACCGCGCGGCGGTTGCCGATGAAATTGTCGTCGACGAAATAAACCGCTCCCGACAGCCCGTTCTCGACCATCTTGTCGAGTTCGGCGATGACCTGCTGCGGCGATTTCAGGCGCGGATTACGGCCGTACAATCCCGGAATGTCGCAGAACTCGCATTGATACGGGCAGCCGCTGGAAAACTGAATGCTGCCGAGAAAATATTTGCGCAGCGGAATGAGTTCATAGGCGGGTAGCGGAAATTCCGCCATCGCTAAGCGCTCGTGCGTCTCCAGCATCACCTGCCGCTTCGGGCGCGTGGTATCGGCACTGAGGCGCGCGAACAGATCATCGGTCGCATCGCCCATCTCGCCGATGTGCAGATAGTCGAACTCGGGATAATAATCGGGGCACGCGCTGACGGAAGGGCCGCCCAATGCGGTCGGCAAATCATGCTCATGCGCGCGGCGGCAGATGTCGTTGATCTGCTTGCGCTGAATGTGCATGCCGGAGACGAACACCGCTTCGGCCCATTCGAAGTCCTCATCCGTGGCGGCGCGGATGTTCTCGTCGATGAAGCGCACGCTCCATGATTCCGGCAGCGCGGCCGCGATCAGCAGCAGGCCCTGCGGCGGCATGAACGCCTTGACGCCGTCCGTCAGCGGATAGGCATATTCGAACGTGCCGAACGACGGCGAGTATTTCGGAAAAACACAAAGAATGCGGCGCGGCGCAAGTCCGGTCAGCTTTTTCATCCGTGCCGCTCGCCTCCCCGATTCACCCTACAAGCCCGCCATAGCTTTTCGGTGACAATGCGGCGGTGCGTGCCCGCACGCCGCCGCGTCTTTTTTGCCCTTGCGGGAAGCCTCAAGCCGCTTACCCTGACGTGCATGATTTCCTATATTCAGACGATCCCCCGCACCTTTGCCGGGACAGGATACAACGCATGACCGAGCCGACAGTTTCAGCCCATCGCCAGATCTGGCGCGAAAGCGGCCTCACCGAGGGCGCGCGCACCGTGCCGGAGGAAACGGCACTGGCGATGTCCTACAACGCTGGCACCCACGCGGTGATGATGGGCACGCCGCAGGATCTCGAGGACTTCGCGATCGGCTTCAGCCTGACGGAAGGCATCATCACCTCTCCCGACGGCATCGAGTCGCTGGAAATCGTGCCGCAGGACGAAGGCATCGAACTGCGGATGTGGCTGAAGAAGGAAAGCGCCGAACGGCTGGGCGAACGCCGCCGCCATATCGCGGGCCCGACCGGCTGCGGCCTGTGCGGCATCGATTCCATCGTCGAGGCGATGAAGCCCGTGGCCATTGTCGGCAAAGGCATCACCGTAACGCCCGCGCAGATCATGGCCGCGATGCAGGCGCTCCATCCGTTGCAGACGCTCAACACGCTGACCCGCGCCGTCCACGCCGCCGCGTTCTGGGAGCCGGAGCGCGGCATCCTTGAAATCCGCGAGGATGTCGGTCGCCACAACGCACTCGACAAGCTCGGCGGCGCGCTCGCCCGCAACAGGATCGATGCCGGCAAGGGCGCGGTGCTGCTGACGAGCCGCGTCTCCGTGGAAATGGTGCAGAAAACCGCCACCATCGGCGCGACGCTGATCGTCTCGGTGTCGGCGCCGACCGCGCTCGCCATCCGCATGGCCGAACGCGCCGGGATCACGCTGTGCGCCATCGCGCGGTCCGACGGGTTCGAGATTTTCACCCACCCGCACCGGGTCGCGGCGAAAGAGACTGTCGGCGTCGCCTGACCCGCCTGACGGTTTCCCGGCCAGCCGTGTCTTTTCCCCTGCCCGCCTTGCCATTATAAGACCGCGATGCCCTACAAAGTCGCCGCGTTCTATCAGTTCACCCCGTTGCCGGATTTCGAGAGCCTGCGCGAGCCGTTGCGCAACATGTGCGTGGCGCTCGACATCAAGGGCATCATCCTGCTGGCCGCCGAAGGGATCAACGGAACGGTCGCGGGCAACTCTGTGGCCATCGACGCGCTGATGAAGCAGATTCAACAAGGCGCGCTGTTTGGCGGGCGCACCAATAATCTCGAACTAAAATTCTCGACGGCAACGGACATGCCGTTCAACCGGATGAAGGTCCGGCTGAAGAAGGAGATCGTCACGCTCAAGGATGACGGCACCGATCCCACGCGGCAGGTCGGCACCTATATCGATGCGCGGGACTGGAACGCCTTGATCGCCCGCCCCGGCATGGTACTCCTCGACACCCGCAACGATTTCGAGGTGGAGATGGGCACCTTCGCGGGCGCGGTCGATCCCCACATCAAGAGCTTCAGCGAATTCAAGGAATTCGCCGACCGCACGCTTGATCCCACGCGCGACACAGAGATCGCGATGTTCTGCACCGGCGGCATCCGTTGCGAGAAGGCCAGTTCCTATCTGTTGTCGCGCGGCTTCAGGAATGTCTTCCACCTCAAGGGCGGCATCCTGAAATATCTCGAAACCATTCCCGAAGATGAAAGCCGCTGGAAGGGCGACTGCTTCGTGTTCGATCAGCGCGTCGCGCTCGGCCACGGCCTTGCCGAACGCGCCCAATCGCAAGAGGACGACGATGAATAAAGAACTGTCGAGCCGTATCGAGGCGCTGGAAATCCAGATCGCTCATCAGGAGGCGACCGTCGAGACGCTCAATCAGGCCCTCACCGCACAATGGAAGCAGATCGATACGCTGACGCGAGAGATGACGCGGCTGACCGATCGCGTCAGTGCCGCCGAGCAAAGCATTCCCGCATCAACGGGTAACGAGCCGCCACCACCTCACTACTGAAGGTTCCTCACCTCACAACATCGGCAAATGGCCCGGCTCGCGCCCGCGCGGGAAAGCCTTGTCGATCTGCGCGATCTCGGCGGCGCTGAGCGTCAACCCGCCCGCCCCCGCGTTATCAGCCGCATGCGTGGCCGACGACGCTTTCGGGATGGTCACCACGGCAGGCGCGCGTGTGAGAAACGCCAGCGCCACCTGACGCGGCGTCGCGCCATGCGCCGCCGCGATCTGTTGCAGCACTTGCCCGCCTTCGGATTTCGGCGCCGGAAAATCACTATGCCCGAACGGCGAATAGGCCGTCACCGTGACGCCATGCGCCTCGCACCACGGGATTACCGAATGCTCGATGGCGCGCTCCTTCAGGTGATAGAGCACCTGATTGCAGGCGATGCTGCCCTTGCCTGCCACCTCATATATTTCCTGCAAATCGTCGGCGTCGAAATTGCTGACGCCCCATGACAGGATCTTGCCGTCCTTCTTCAACTGTTCAAAGGCGCTCACCGTGTCTTCGAGATCGTAGCCGCCGCGCCAGTGCAGCAGATAGCAATCCATCCGGTCGGTCCGCATCCGCGCCAGCGAGCGTTCGGCGGCCTTGATGGTGCCCGCGCGCGAAGCGTTGCTCGGCAGCACCTTTGAGACCAGAAACACTTCGTCGCGGCGGCCCTTGATGGCATCGGCCACCACAAGCTCGGCATCGTCATACATCTCGGCTGTGTCGATATGGGTCATGCCGAGGTCGAGGCCCTTCTGCAAGGCCGCTACTGCCGCCGCATGATTGCCGCGGTCGATGTACCAGGTGCCCTGCCCGATCACCGAAACCTGCGTTCCGGTGGTCCCCCACGCCTTCTTCTGCATTGAATTGCTCATCATCGGCTCCCGGCTTGTTCCGGTACCGCTTAGCGCATCTCGTCCCGTTGCAAAAGATAGAAGCGCGCGACGCTCAATACGGATCGGGCGCGACAGGCTTCCGCTGCGTCGCCATCCACGCATCGAGCGTAGCGACTTCCTGTTGCGTGAGCCACAGCCCGAGCTTCGAACGCCGCCAGACCACGTCCTCAGCCGTCTGCGCGAACTCATGCGCCATCAAATAACGCACCTCGCGCTCGGTCAGCGTCTGGCCGAAATCGCGGCCAAGGTCCGTCATATCCGCCGCGCGCCCTAAAAGCCGGCGCGCATGACTGCCATAGGCACGGACCAGCCGCTTCCCGTGACGCTTCGACAGGAACGGATAATCGCGTAATAGCCGCTGCACCTTCGCATCCATGCTCTCGCCCGCAAAATCGCCACCGGGCAGCGGCGTACCCGCGGTCCACGGCGCGCCGCCGCTGCGCAGATATGGCGACAGTTTCTCCAGCGCATGCTCGGCGAGTTTGCGGTAGGTCGTGATCTTGCCGCCAAACACCGACAGAACCGGCAAGCCGTCCGGCGCGTCGAGTTCGAACACATAATCGCGCGTCGCGGTGCGCGCTTCGCTGGCGTGATCGTCATAGAGCGGCCGCACCCCCGAATAGCTCCACACCACATCGGACGGCTGCACCGGCGTTGCGAGATATTCGCTCGCCGAGGCGCACAGATAGTCGATCTCCTCCTGCGTCGCGCGCACCATGGACGGGTCGCCATCGTAGTCACGATCCGTCGTCCCGATCAGGGTGAAATCGTCCTGATAGGGGATAACGAAGATCACCCGGCCATCGCCGTGCTGGAACGTATAGGCGCGGTCATGCGCATAAAGCCGCGGCACGACGATGTGGGAACCCTGCACGAGGCGGACATGCGCCTTCGCCTCGACACCCGCTCGCTGGGTCAGGATTTCCTGCACCCATGGCCCACCCGCGTTCACAAGAATTCGCGCCCTGATAGTGCTGCGCGTTTTTGTGGCCGTGCCCTCCACCACAAGCTCCCAGACGCCATCCTCTCCGCGCTTCGCCTTCACGGCTTGCGTTCGCGTAGCCACCATCGCGCCGCGCTCGACGGCATCCAGCGCGTTGAGGACGACGAGACGGGCATCGTCCACCGTGCAGTCAGAATACTCGAACCCGGTTTTGAAAATTGGCTTGAGGGGTCTTCCCGTGACGTCGCGGCGCAGATTCAGCGTTCGCGTCGCCGGCAGCCGGCGCCGGCCACCGAGATGATCGTAGATGAAAAGCCCGAGCCGCAGCAACCACGCCGGCCGCAACCCATCATGATGCGGCAACACGAAACGCTCCGGCGCGATGATGTGAGGCGCAATGCCCCACAGCACCTCGCGCTCGATCAACGCCTCGCGCACCAGACGGAATTCGTAGAATTCGAGATATCGCAGGCCGCCATGAATGAGCTTGCTCGACCATGACGAGGTGCCGCTGGCAAGATCGTTCATCTCGCACAGATAGACGGAATAGCCACGCCCCGCCGCATCGCGCGCGATGCCGCAGCCGTTGACGCCGCCGCCGATGATCGCGATGTCGTAGATCTGGTCCAAAGCCGCCCCTGCGCAGGGATAACCGCGACCCGCCGCAAGCGTCAGATCGCGCGCCAAGGATACAGGGATTCGGAGCCGAGTTTTAAATCAATCCAGCCGGCGGATCAGCAACTACAGGGGTAGCACGGCGGATAATTATTCGAGTTGGTGCTCGGTGCCTGCTGGGTCTGGCCGGTCTGGGCCTTGTTCTTGGCGAGATCGTTGCCGCCATCGAAAATCGAGACATAGCCGAGCGGATCGGTCCCTGGCGGATGGGTCGGGTCGGGCAGCGTGCTCGCGCCCAGCCCCTGACGGCTCGCCATCTGGTCGGTCGGCAGGTCGATCGCGCCGCCGCTCTGTCCGGGCTTGCTGGTCAGGTTGGTCATGATCTGCGCGAGCAGCGCATCGGACACCCGGAACGGCTCCGGGATCGGGTCGTTCGGGCCGGTCACGCAGGTCGCGAAGCCGGGCCGCACCGTGGCCGAGCCGGTCGCGTTCCTGACGGTCGAGGAACCGACGTGGCCGACAATGAGTTCGCCCTTGCAGTTGGCGACATTGGGATCGGCCGCCGCATAATTCGCGGTGATCGGATAGACGATGGTGGCGACGCCGCCACGAATACCGAGCGTCGCGACCGGCGTCTTGATGGTGACGCCTGCGGTGTGGCTGATCTGGCCGCCGACGAAACGCAGCACGCCCTTGCCGACCGAGGCCACCATTTTGCCGGTGCCCGCATTCGGATCGTAAACATATTCATCGATCACGATGTTGCTGTTGCGGCCGACATTGAGCGTCGAGGTGTCGGGAAACAGGATCTGCGTCGAACCGGAGGCCGTGGTCTGGATGCGCTCCTTGTGAACGACATTGGTGCCGATCGCCAGCATGCGCGAGGCGTTGCCCGGCGGGGTACCCGTCGCATCCTGATTGACCGCACCGACACGGCCGACATTTTGCGCTTCGCCGGGAGTGACGGCAACGAGCGTCGAGACGCCGGACAAAAGCACCGTGAGAAGCGGAGCAAGGCAGGATCGTACGCGCGTGTCCATCGCAAACACCCTCAGAACCGGAATGTCGGCCCGGCAATGACCGAGAAATTGTTCAGCCGGTAGTTCGGCAAGTTCGAATTGTTGCGGTCGTATTGCAGCGTGGTGGTGAAACCGATCGCTTTTGTGATCGGCGTGTTGAAGATCGCGCCCGCGCTCCACCGGTCGTCATGGCGCACGGTGGCCGGATCGATGTTCGGGTTGGCGGCATCAAATCGCGTGCTGGCGTATTTGAAGTACGGCGAAATGCTCCAGTTGCGCGGAATGCTGACGAAGGGCGGTGCGAACTCCCATGTCAGCGCAGCTTCCAAGCCCCATCCGTCGAACGACTGATAGATCAGATCGGAATCGCCACGGCGATACAGCCCCCGCCCCTCCAGCCGCACGGTCTGGCTGATCTGCCATGAGCCGCCGACCGCGCCTGTGTACCAGTTGCCGGAGCCGTAGCCGGAGAACGTCTGCAACGGGCTGCTGGTGAAATCGGCATGACGCCATTCGAAGCTCGGCCCCCAAGCGAAGCGCGTGCCGCTCGGGAAGTTCAGCGCGACGCCCGCGCCGCCGGTCGACATATAGGACGAACCACCGACCCAGGTGTTTCCGCCGACGATGTAAGGCTTGATCGTGGCGCCCGGCAGCAGTTCAGGAGCCAGCGCGATTCGCGGGCCGACCGAAATGTCGAACAGGCCGACATTGAGATCGGAAAAACGGTCCTGCGCCGTAAGATAACCGGCGAAGCGCGTTTCCAGCACGTCGCCGCGCGAATTGAGATCGTAGTCGTGGGCAAGGCCCGCGAGGCCGAACCAGTTCACATCGCTTTTCTTCTGCGACGACGTGGGCAGCGCGAACAACGTGCCGCCCGACAGCAACGAGCCGCTGGCGGGCGCGTAGTTCGCATTCGACTGGGAACGGATGCCGGTCTGGAAGAAGCCGGAGAAGCGGCTCGGCTGCAACTGCTTGTTGGCGTCCGGCAGATAGGCCTCGATGCGTCCGCGCGTCACCGGATCGAGATCGGGGCTTGCCAGCGCTTCCTTGAAATAGCGTTTCGCCATCTCATAGGAGCCGAGCCGGAAATACAGTGCGCCCAGCTCATACTTCACCCGCGTCAACCTGGGGTTGTAGAACAGGAGCCGCTCCAGCGCGCCGATTGCCGCCTCGTAATCGGTATTGGCGGTGGCCACGCGGGCATATTCAAAGGTGATGTCATGGTTCGTCGGATTGCGAACCATTTGCTGGTAAAGGCGATTTTGTTCGGCAACATCCTGCGCGGCGGCGGGGGCGGCACTTCCCAGCCCCACGATGACAGCCATGGCAAGCAGCCCGCCCGCGCGGGATGCGGCATTCGTCTTGGCCCGGAATCCGAGATCAGCCCAAAAAACCATACCTGTTGGTCCCCTCAGCCCAACGACAGGTTCAACAACCACAAAAATTTCCGGAATCAAACGGGGGTCGCCGGATGGGAAACTGGATTCCACACCGGAGTCACCGAAAAGCCTCAGATTATATCGTATCCGGCGCTGTTAGCGCTCCAGCCCCGCAGCGCGATACATATGCCGCACCCAGCGATTGACCTGGTCGAACGTCATCCGCGCCGGAAAATCCGCAACTGAACCATAACGCTCAAGCAATTCAGCAAGATACGATCCCTCCGGCGGCCCTAGCCGGGACGGAATCCCCGCCCGCCGCCAGACCTCGTCCTGTAGATGCAGAAACCGCGCAGCGTGGCCCGTGAGATTTAATTCATCACGCTTTCCCGGATCGAACAGGTCGGGGACGTTGAGCCAGGAAATCGGACCGAGCCCATCTTCAGCCTGCGACAGAATATCGCAACTTCGCACCAGCTCACTCAGCAGCGCCGCACCCGCGCGATCCCATGCCTCCGGATTGTCATCGAGCGCAACCACCTTCGCGCGTGCCTCGACCATCAACGGATGACCGGCCGGAAATTTCAACACCGCGACCGGCGTGCAGCGAAACACGTCGGGCGGCGCGATATAAACGTCTCCGTCCGGTAAATCCGGCTGCATCAGCATCACATCGGGGTCGATCCACCAGCCGCCAAGCCGTTCCAGCAGCGCGTAGCGAAACAGGTTTGCATGAATCCCCAACTTGCCGCCCGCAAGCGGACGCAGCACCTGCTGCTCCGGCAAGATCTCGCGCGCATCGCAAACGTGCAGGCCCGATGCGAAACACGCATCTTCCTGATAGGTGAACACCTCGACGCGATGGCCACGCCGGGCAAAACTCGCAAGACACGCCTGCTGATACGGCGGCATCGCATTGCCGTGCCAGAACGTGCGCACCGTCTGCGGATGCGCGCTTTGCGTCTCGTCCGGAAGATTCTGCGGCTGTCGCGGACGATAGAGCCGGTCGCGCGGCTGCCAACCCTCGCGCCGCAGCGCCTGCAGGAAGTCGCCCACCGCACTCGCGGAGAACGCCGCGCCGCCCTCACGCCGCTTGTATTCCTCCAGAATGCAATCCTCCATCGCCCATGACGCGATGGATTCGTAATTGAGCCTGCCCTGCTCCGGCACGTCGATGCCGAAGCGCGCGAACAGCACGTCGAGAAGGCTGCCGCGCGGCGGACCGTAATCCCTTGGAATCCGCAGCGCGGCCCACGCGCCATTCCACAGATGGGTGAAGGTGCAGCCTTCAAGCCGCGCGTGCAGCGACTCGCATTGTTCGGGATCGAAAAACGCCAGCGCCTCGTTGAACGGAATCGCATAGGCATCCCGCGTCGGAGCCGCAAACCGGTCCAGCCCATGCGATTGCAACATCCGGCTAAGCAGCGGCGTGCCGATCATGGCGCGAGCTTCGTCCTCCGCCATCGTGCCCGCCCGCGGGAGCAGCCGGTTTGCCTCCCCGATGAGGTCTTTCAGAACCGCCGCACCCTTCGGGAATTTCAGCAGCCCCGCATAAATACGGGCCTCGCTGGCGCGGCCGAAATACATCTCGCTTTGTGGCAGGCGATCCGCGAGGCAGACGACATCGAGATCGGCATACCAGCCGCCGAATTTCTCGAGCATCGCATAGCGGAACAGATCGGAATGGCGCGCCCATGCCTTCGCATTTCCGGAATTGTAGCGATTGAGAATATCGAGCGGCAGAACCTCTGCGGCGTCACGCAACTCGACGCCATCCGGCACCGCGAGGTTTTTGTCGTATGCGTACAAAATCACGCGCGCCCCGGCGCCGAGAAAACTCTTCAGCGACAGGATTTCGTAAGCGCTGAGCGGAGGCCCAACCCAGAAAAACCGGACTTCATCGCGCAAGGAAGGCGGAAGGGGAGACTTCATTCTCCCATTGTGGCCGCGGGCCCCCGCCGCCGCAAGCGGTGGGGGGCCCGCGTCAACCCGGTCAGGAGGCGACGCTCGCCTCGAATGCCTCGATGTCCTTGGTGCGCTTCGAGATCGCATGCGCCGAATGGTCGGTCGCGATCGCGGTGTATACCGCGGGCAGCACGAACAGCGTGAACATCGTGCCGATAGTCATGCCCGCGACGACCACGAGGCCGATGGAGAAGCGGCTCGCCGCGCCCGCGCCGCTCGCGGTCAGGAGCGGGACGAGGCCGGTCACCATCGCCGCCGTCGTCATCAGAATCGGGCGGAGACGGACGCGCGCTGCCTTCTCGATCGCCGCACGACGGTCGAGCCCTTCCTTCAACTGCAATTCGTTGGCGAACTCCACCATCAGGATGCCGTGCTTGCTGATGAGGCCGATCAGCGTCAGCAGCCCGACCTGAGTGTAGATGTTGATCGTGGCAACACCGAAAAACAGCGGGATGAGCGCACCGCTGATCGCCATCGGCACCGAGATCAGGATCACCAGCGGATCGCGAATACTTTCAAACTGCGCGGACAGCACCAGGAAGATGATGATCAGCGCGAAGCCGAACGCCACCGCAAGCTGGTTGCCTTCCTGTTTGTACTGACGCGCATCCGCCAGATAGTCGTGTCCGAAACCGGACGGCAGTTGCTGCGCCTGCTTCTCCAGGAAATCCACCGCGGTACCCACGGTCACGCCCGGCATCGGCACGGCCTGGAAGGTCGCCGAATTGAGCTGGTTGAAATGCGTGAGCGCGTTGGGATCTGTGCCGGTCTTGATGTCCACCAGAGTCGAGAGTGGAATCTGGTCGCCATTGGCGGCCGCCACATAATATCCGTTGAGAGCGTCCGGCGACAGGCGAAGCGTGCGCGGCACCTGCGGGATCACCTGATAGGAACGCCCTTGCAGGTTGAAGCGGTTGATGTAATTGCCGCCGAGGGCGACCGCCAGCGTGGTGCCGATGTTCGACATCGTCACGCCAAGCTCGTTCGCCTTGTTGCGGTCGATGTTCACCCGCACCACCGGCTGGTCGAAGGCAAGATCGCTGTCCGAGACAATGAACAGACCGCTCTTGCGCGCGGCAGCCTTGAGCTTCTCCATCTCCTGATAGACCTGCCGGAAGTCGCTGGTGGAATTGATCACCATCTGCACAGGCAGGCCGCCCGGCCCGCCCGGCAGCGCCGGCAGGTTGAACACGAATGCCTGCGTGCCGGTGATCTTGCTGACCGCGTTCTGCACTTCCTGCTTCATCGCGGTCGAGGAGCGCTTGCGCTCATCCCACGGCTTCAGGATCATGCCCGCGATGCCCTGGTTGGCCACGGGCGTGCCGTTGAGCACGAAGGTCAGGTCGGTTTCGGGAAAGCTGCCGAACACATTGCCGAGCTGATCGCCGTAAAAATTGACGTAATCGATGTTTGCGTATTTAGGCGCCTTGGTCAGCGAGAACAGGATGCCCTGATCTTCCTCTGGCGCAAGCTCCGCCTTGGAGTGGGTATAGAGAAATCCCACGAGGAAAAGGATCACTGCCGCGAACAGCGCCGTGATGGGCCGGTAGTCGAGCGAGCGGTCAAGATGGTTTCCGTACCAGTCAGTCACGGAACGGAAGATCGCATCCACCTTGCGGGCGA
The nucleotide sequence above comes from [Pseudomonas] carboxydohydrogena. Encoded proteins:
- a CDS encoding glycosyltransferase → MKSPLPPSLRDEVRFFWVGPPLSAYEILSLKSFLGAGARVILYAYDKNLAVPDGVELRDAAEVLPLDILNRYNSGNAKAWARHSDLFRYAMLEKFGGWYADLDVVCLADRLPQSEMYFGRASEARIYAGLLKFPKGAAVLKDLIGEANRLLPRAGTMAEDEARAMIGTPLLSRMLQSHGLDRFAAPTRDAYAIPFNEALAFFDPEQCESLHARLEGCTFTHLWNGAWAALRIPRDYGPPRGSLLDVLFARFGIDVPEQGRLNYESIASWAMEDCILEEYKRREGGAAFSASAVGDFLQALRREGWQPRDRLYRPRQPQNLPDETQSAHPQTVRTFWHGNAMPPYQQACLASFARRGHRVEVFTYQEDACFASGLHVCDAREILPEQQVLRPLAGGKLGIHANLFRYALLERLGGWWIDPDVMLMQPDLPDGDVYIAPPDVFRCTPVAVLKFPAGHPLMVEARAKVVALDDNPEAWDRAGAALLSELVRSCDILSQAEDGLGPISWLNVPDLFDPGKRDELNLTGHAARFLHLQDEVWRRAGIPSRLGPPEGSYLAELLERYGSVADFPARMTFDQVNRWVRHMYRAAGLER
- a CDS encoding MexW/MexI family multidrug efflux RND transporter permease subunit, which translates into the protein MVFTDIFIKRPILSLVVSLLILLIGFKAATSLPIRQYPKLSNTVVTVTTSYPGASPELMQGFITTPIEQAVASAEGVDYITSTSVQGVSTIQVYVRLNFDPNQALTEVLAKVNSVKYLIPKESNDPVITKSTGQTTAVMYIGFASDELGGSAISDYLTRVIQPILSTVDGVASADILGGQTFAMRLWLDPARMAGRGVTAADVSSAIQSNNYQAAAGQTKGYFIVSNVTTNSDLSDVQAFKRMVVKSKNGGLVRMEDIATVELAAQSNDSSVAMNGQHAIFIGVQSTPQGNPLTIVKGVRALFPEMERNLPPTLKMKVAYDSTKFIQSSIDEVEKTLGEAVVIVIVVIFLFLASLRSVIIPVVTIPLSLIGVCSLMLLAGFSINLLTLLAMVLAIGLVVDDAIVVVENIHRHLEEGKSPVQASLIGAREIVGPVISMTITLAAVYAPIGFLGGVTGALFREFAFTLAGSVIVSGIIALTLSPMMCSILLTHVEQGWFARKVDAIFRSVTDWYGNHLDRSLDYRPITALFAAVILFLVGFLYTHSKAELAPEEDQGILFSLTKAPKYANIDYVNFYGDQLGNVFGSFPETDLTFVLNGTPVANQGIAGMILKPWDERKRSSTAMKQEVQNAVSKITGTQAFVFNLPALPGGPGGLPVQMVINSTSDFRQVYQEMEKLKAAARKSGLFIVSDSDLAFDQPVVRVNIDRNKANELGVTMSNIGTTLAVALGGNYINRFNLQGRSYQVIPQVPRTLRLSPDALNGYYVAAANGDQIPLSTLVDIKTGTDPNALTHFNQLNSATFQAVPMPGVTVGTAVDFLEKQAQQLPSGFGHDYLADARQYKQEGNQLAVAFGFALIIIFLVLSAQFESIRDPLVILISVPMAISGALIPLFFGVATINIYTQVGLLTLIGLISKHGILMVEFANELQLKEGLDRRAAIEKAARVRLRPILMTTAAMVTGLVPLLTASGAGAASRFSIGLVVVAGMTIGTMFTLFVLPAVYTAIATDHSAHAISKRTKDIEAFEASVAS